Proteins from one Acidobacteriota bacterium genomic window:
- a CDS encoding glutamine synthetase family protein, with protein sequence MDQTPLRDFLEIPYDKLEELNRQAKQQRLDRVSAQQIQEERTKYLADEKRIKAVTVCFTDLEGRLHMLDYDKKFLLRSADNLTFDGSSIRGFSQQAESDLRLAVDWPAFYWLPSDIFGPGKVLVFGEVRERDGSPYSADMRSRLKRYGASLFKKDGTIANASNEIEGFLFKGPDAERQHYLTGTFEFISTGGYYHSLPGDALRRFIDSSAEAQRALGFANEKDHPEVAPSQFEMNYSYTEACVAADQVQLYKLVCRQVAQQMSMTACFLPKPLTGVNGSGMHTNLSLTRGGKNVFHDAKGEEGLSALGWNMIDRLLANANDICLILNSSVNAYRRLDPHFEAPNQIKASGINRGAMIRIPLANENTARVEVRSIAPDANPYLAIYALLRTGLEGPLPEDAESEIRRSRTRFLPDNIYDAIRLFKGSEFARELLGEDVHGKFAEVKQAQADRCPKALGALIKTAEVQFHHEVTNQHLWSKF encoded by the coding sequence ATGGACCAGACGCCGCTGCGCGATTTCCTTGAGATCCCTTACGACAAGCTTGAGGAACTGAATCGGCAGGCGAAGCAGCAGCGACTCGACCGAGTGTCGGCCCAGCAGATCCAGGAAGAGCGCACGAAGTACCTGGCCGACGAGAAGCGGATCAAGGCCGTCACCGTGTGCTTCACCGACCTCGAAGGCCGGTTGCACATGCTCGACTACGACAAGAAGTTCCTGCTGAGGTCGGCGGACAATCTCACGTTTGACGGCTCGTCGATCCGCGGCTTTTCGCAGCAGGCCGAATCCGACCTGCGTCTCGCCGTGGACTGGCCGGCGTTCTACTGGCTGCCGTCCGACATTTTCGGGCCCGGCAAAGTGCTCGTGTTCGGCGAGGTCAGGGAGAGAGACGGTTCGCCGTACTCTGCCGACATGCGCAGCCGGCTCAAGCGATACGGGGCCTCCCTCTTCAAGAAGGACGGCACGATTGCCAACGCATCCAACGAGATTGAGGGCTTCCTCTTCAAGGGACCAGATGCCGAGCGCCAGCACTACCTCACCGGCACGTTCGAGTTCATCTCGACCGGCGGGTATTACCACTCGCTGCCCGGCGACGCGTTGAGGCGGTTTATCGACAGCTCCGCGGAGGCACAGCGGGCGCTCGGGTTCGCCAACGAAAAGGACCACCCCGAAGTGGCGCCGTCGCAGTTCGAGATGAACTACTCCTACACCGAGGCCTGCGTCGCGGCCGACCAGGTCCAACTCTATAAACTGGTCTGCCGGCAGGTCGCCCAGCAGATGAGCATGACGGCGTGCTTTCTGCCCAAGCCGCTCACCGGCGTCAACGGCAGCGGGATGCACACGAACCTCTCGCTGACGCGAGGCGGGAAGAACGTCTTCCACGACGCCAAGGGCGAGGAAGGCCTGTCGGCGCTCGGCTGGAACATGATCGATCGTCTCCTGGCCAACGCCAACGACATCTGCCTGATTCTCAATTCGAGTGTCAATGCGTACCGCCGCCTCGATCCGCATTTTGAGGCGCCGAACCAGATCAAGGCGTCGGGCATCAACCGCGGCGCGATGATCCGCATTCCGCTCGCCAACGAGAATACGGCCCGCGTCGAGGTCCGTTCCATCGCACCCGATGCCAATCCGTATCTCGCCATCTACGCGCTGCTGCGGACGGGCCTCGAAGGCCCGCTGCCGGAGGATGCCGAAAGCGAAATCCGCCGCTCGCGCACGCGCTTCCTGCCCGACAACATCTACGACGCCATCCGTCTGTTCAAGGGCAGCGAGTTCGCCCGTGAACTGCTCGGCGAGGACGTCCACGGCAAGTTCGCCGAAGTCAAACAGGCGCAGGCCGATCGCTGTCCGAAGGCGCTCGGCGCTCTGATCAAGACGGCGGAGGTGCAGTTCCATCACGAGGTGACCAACCAGCACCTCTGGAGCAAGTTCTAA
- a CDS encoding hemolysin III family protein, whose translation MKKEDRPVSLGEQIADSVTHGVGLVASVAGLFVLVTAAVRRGDAWLITSCAIYASTLVLLYAASTLYHSLAATRARHVFQIIDHSAIYLLIAGTYTPFALVNLHGPWGWTILIIVWVLAAAGVTAKAVFGPRWPIVSTALYIAMGWTAVVAFKPLMLHVAPAGIAWLVAGGLAYTGGIVFFASDRLRYNHAMWHLFVLGGSVCHFVAVLFYVVG comes from the coding sequence GTGAAGAAGGAAGATCGGCCGGTGTCGCTGGGCGAACAGATCGCCGACAGCGTGACGCACGGCGTGGGCCTGGTGGCCAGCGTGGCCGGTCTGTTCGTGCTGGTGACGGCGGCCGTTCGGCGAGGTGATGCATGGCTCATCACCAGTTGCGCCATCTACGCATCCACCCTGGTGCTGCTGTACGCGGCGTCGACGCTGTACCATTCTCTGGCCGCGACTCGCGCACGGCACGTGTTCCAGATCATCGACCACTCCGCCATCTATCTGCTGATCGCCGGCACCTACACGCCATTCGCGCTCGTCAACCTGCACGGACCGTGGGGATGGACGATCCTCATCATCGTCTGGGTGCTGGCCGCGGCGGGGGTTACGGCGAAGGCGGTCTTCGGCCCGCGCTGGCCGATTGTCTCGACGGCTCTGTACATCGCGATGGGCTGGACTGCGGTCGTGGCCTTCAAGCCGCTGATGCTGCACGTTGCGCCGGCCGGCATTGCCTGGCTCGTGGCCGGCGGTCTGGCCTACACGGGCGGCATCGTTTTCTTCGCCTCGGATCGGTTGCGATACAACCACGCGATGTGGCACCTGTTCGTCCTGGGCGGGAGCGTGTGCCACTTCGTCGCTGTATTGTTCTACGTTGTGGGGTAG
- a CDS encoding M20/M25/M40 family metallo-hydrolase has product MAISRPSSRSMIVLILLVGCTLAGLMMGGPPSTGVPATAPATEFSSVRAMEHVLQIAQRPHPVGSADHARVRDYVARTLEGMLLTVEHQKTTATRTRAGGASAASVENLLIRMKGTGSTGAVLLASHYDSVPAAPGAADDASGVAAMLETLRALKASPPLRNDVIFLFTDAEELGLLGAEAFVGEHPWAKDVRMAINLEARGTSGPSLMFETGEGNGAVVREWASAVPSPAGSSLTYEVYKRLPNDTDFSVFRRLGMPGLNFAFIGNWRAYHTPIDAPANLDSGSLQHQGAAALALMQRFGAMDLTGLKERDAVYFSVPVLRRVVRYSTAWVLPLAGLAIIAFVWVTVSAWRRLNTSIGGLLLGLIVWVVLGGLAGLWGYYFSRLIEGVHARWLSPGDLTMSWPYDLALVTSTITAGLFFYPLLRRILAAQTLALAGLFLCLLATCAASWIVPGGSYVLLWPLAGSLLAVTQLSSAIDRRATVGLVPTAVVCAMALPTTFIVWPLVAMLFQSLGLTPLSGAAVAVLTVLALFTLAPLIDLLTDRTRLWPASAALLMTLVSLGYGMKTTKFSDAQPRTINVIYALDADKHEAYWVARAPVVYSWLRQFLGDAPAPGRPAVLLPSGSSREGTPGYVHQRADLVDVGAPAATLIPGGETSERGRSVVLRVTPAAEGHALSIWLSGASVLEARVNGHDLGLGASPTQSRENTWTLDYGNAPAAGITLALMLKSTDRVSVSVLDRSMGWPAIAGQALTPRPADLVTIQSGDQTIIRRNFVF; this is encoded by the coding sequence ATGGCTATCTCACGGCCCAGCTCCCGGTCGATGATCGTGCTGATCCTGCTGGTCGGCTGCACGCTGGCCGGATTGATGATGGGCGGCCCGCCATCCACTGGCGTGCCCGCGACGGCTCCCGCCACAGAATTCTCCTCCGTGCGGGCGATGGAGCACGTTCTCCAGATCGCGCAGCGGCCGCACCCGGTCGGATCGGCCGACCACGCGCGAGTGCGCGACTACGTCGCGAGGACGCTCGAAGGGATGCTGCTGACCGTCGAGCATCAGAAGACGACCGCCACACGGACGAGGGCTGGTGGCGCCTCTGCCGCGAGCGTTGAGAACCTGCTGATTCGGATGAAGGGCACGGGGAGCACCGGCGCCGTCCTGCTGGCCTCGCACTACGACTCGGTGCCGGCGGCGCCAGGCGCGGCAGACGACGCATCCGGCGTGGCGGCCATGCTCGAGACATTGCGCGCGCTCAAGGCCTCGCCGCCGCTCCGCAACGATGTCATCTTCCTGTTCACCGACGCGGAAGAACTGGGCCTGCTCGGGGCAGAGGCATTCGTCGGCGAGCACCCGTGGGCCAAAGACGTCAGGATGGCGATCAATCTGGAAGCGCGTGGCACCAGCGGCCCGTCACTGATGTTCGAGACAGGCGAGGGCAACGGCGCGGTCGTGCGCGAGTGGGCATCGGCCGTGCCCAGTCCTGCCGGGTCGTCGCTGACCTACGAGGTCTACAAGCGGCTGCCCAACGACACAGACTTCTCGGTGTTCCGACGGCTCGGCATGCCCGGGCTGAACTTTGCCTTCATCGGCAACTGGCGTGCGTATCACACGCCCATCGACGCGCCCGCCAACCTTGATTCCGGAAGCCTGCAGCATCAAGGGGCCGCGGCGCTTGCGTTGATGCAGCGATTCGGCGCGATGGACCTGACTGGACTCAAAGAGCGGGATGCCGTGTACTTCTCGGTGCCCGTGCTGCGCCGCGTCGTGCGCTACTCGACCGCGTGGGTGCTGCCTCTGGCGGGTCTGGCCATCATCGCGTTCGTGTGGGTGACGGTGTCGGCGTGGCGGCGCCTGAACACGAGCATCGGGGGGCTGCTGCTGGGCCTGATCGTGTGGGTCGTTCTGGGCGGCCTCGCGGGGCTGTGGGGGTACTACTTCAGCCGTTTGATCGAGGGGGTCCACGCCCGCTGGCTGAGCCCGGGCGATCTGACCATGAGCTGGCCGTACGACCTGGCGCTGGTGACGAGCACGATCACAGCCGGCCTGTTCTTCTACCCGCTGCTGCGGCGGATTCTTGCCGCCCAGACACTCGCGCTTGCCGGGCTGTTTCTATGCCTGCTCGCGACCTGCGCCGCGTCGTGGATCGTTCCCGGCGGCAGCTACGTGCTGTTGTGGCCGCTTGCTGGCAGCCTGCTTGCGGTCACGCAGTTGTCCTCCGCGATTGACCGGCGTGCCACCGTCGGGCTTGTGCCGACGGCCGTTGTTTGCGCCATGGCCCTGCCAACCACCTTCATCGTGTGGCCGCTCGTCGCGATGCTGTTCCAGTCGCTCGGTCTCACGCCGCTCAGCGGCGCGGCCGTTGCGGTTCTCACCGTTCTCGCGCTGTTCACGCTGGCGCCCCTGATCGATCTACTGACAGACAGGACGCGCCTGTGGCCAGCCTCGGCGGCGCTGCTGATGACGCTGGTCAGCCTCGGCTACGGGATGAAGACGACGAAGTTCTCGGACGCCCAGCCGAGGACGATCAACGTGATCTACGCTCTCGACGCCGACAAGCACGAGGCGTACTGGGTCGCGCGCGCGCCGGTCGTGTATTCGTGGCTGCGCCAGTTCCTTGGAGATGCCCCGGCTCCGGGCCGGCCCGCCGTGCTGCTCCCGTCCGGGTCGTCACGGGAAGGGACGCCAGGCTACGTGCACCAGCGCGCGGACCTCGTCGACGTCGGGGCGCCGGCGGCCACGCTGATTCCCGGCGGCGAGACGTCGGAGCGTGGGCGATCGGTCGTGCTGCGGGTGACTCCCGCGGCAGAGGGCCATGCGCTCTCGATCTGGTTGAGCGGGGCGAGTGTGCTCGAGGCACGCGTCAACGGGCACGATCTCGGTCTCGGCGCGTCACCGACCCAGTCGCGCGAGAACACATGGACGCTGGATTATGGGAACGCGCCGGCCGCTGGCATCACGCTCGCGCTGATGCTCAAGAGCACGGATCGTGTGTCCGTCTCGGTCCTCGATCGCAGCATGGGGTGGCCGGCGATAGCCGGACAGGCATTGACACCGCGGCCGGCTGACCTGGTGACCATTCAGTCGGGCGACCAGACCATTATCAGGCGGAACTTCGTGTTCTAG
- a CDS encoding CBS domain-containing protein has product MLVSGSEVFTVSPDTTVLDALRLMADKDVGAVVVLSNSRLVGIFTERDYARKVVLVGKASRNLPVSEIMSTDVVTIDPSWTTDRCMALMDERRIRHLPVVDGGKVVGVVSIRGVVSAIVAEQRYTIQHLEKYISSGA; this is encoded by the coding sequence ATGCTGGTTTCCGGGTCGGAGGTGTTTACTGTCTCCCCCGACACGACCGTCCTCGACGCTCTTCGCCTGATGGCCGACAAGGACGTGGGCGCCGTCGTTGTGTTGTCGAACAGCCGCCTGGTGGGGATTTTCACCGAGCGCGACTACGCGCGGAAGGTCGTGCTTGTTGGGAAGGCATCAAGGAACCTCCCCGTCTCCGAGATCATGTCCACCGATGTGGTGACCATCGATCCGAGCTGGACAACCGATCGCTGTATGGCGCTGATGGACGAGCGCCGCATCCGCCACCTCCCGGTGGTGGATGGCGGGAAGGTGGTCGGCGTGGTCTCAATCCGGGGGGTGGTGTCCGCGATCGTCGCCGAACAGCGGTACACGATTCAGCATCTCGAGAAGTACATCTCGTCGGGCGCGTAG